In the Streptomyces cinnamoneus genome, CTACTAGGGCAAATGGCGGCCAATGCCTACCCGATCCGGCTCAATCCCCGTCGGCAGGCGTGTCAGTGGTGAAGTCCCGTGGCGATGCGGAATAGCTTCCGGCGACCGTGAGAGCGCCGAGAGCGAGTGGGTAGGGCTGCCATGGCCGTCGATCCGTTGATCGAACTACGTGATGTCAATAAGTACTACGGAAAACTCCACGTGCTGCGGGACATCAACCTCACCGTCGGGCGCGGGGAGGTGGTCGTCGTCATCGGCCCCTCGGGCTCCGGCAAGTCCACGCTGTGCCGGACCATCAACCGCCTCGAACCCGTCGAGTCCGGCACCATCACCCTCGACGGGCGGCCGCTGCCCGACGAGGGCCGGGCGCTCGCCCGGCTCCGCGCCGAGGTCGGCATGGTCTTCCAGTCCTTCAACCTCTTCGCGCACAAGACGGTGCTCGCCAACGTCTCCCTCGCCCAGATCAAGGTCCGCAGGCGCAGCAGGGAGGAGGCCGACCGCCGCTCGCGCGAACTGCTCGAACGGGTCGGTCTGCTCGCCCACGCCGAGAAGTACCCCGCCCAGCTCTCGGGCGGTCAGCAGCAGCGCGTCGCCATCGCCCGCGCGCTGGCCATGGACCCCAAGGCGCTGCTCTTCGACGAGCCGACCTCGGCCCTCGACCCGGAGATGATCACCGAGGTGCTGGAGGTCATGCAGCAGCTCGCCCGGGAGGGCAGCACGATGGTCGTCGTCACCCACGAGATGGGCTTCGCCCGCTCCGCCGCCAACCGGGTCGTCTTCATGGCGGACGGACGCATCGTCGAGGACCGCACCCCGGAGGAGTTCTTCACCGCCCCCCGGAGCGAGCGGGCCAAGGACTTCCTCTCCAAGATCCTCAAGCACTGAGGGTGACCGCGCACATGAGTCTCCCGCACCGCCGCGGCCCCCGCGCGGCCGCCGCCCTCGCGCTCGCCGGCCTCGCCCTGCTCGCCGCAGCCTGCGGCAAGGAGGGCAGCCCGCCGGTCAAGGGCCCCAAGCCCGAACAGCTCCCCGTCTACCAGGTCGCCACCGGCTTCCAGCTGCCCGACTCTCCCACCTGGCGCGGCGCCAGGCGCCGGGGACACCTCGTCGTCGGCGCCAAGGAGGACCAGCCGTACCTGGGCGAGAAGGACCCGGCGACCGGCCGCTACTCGGGCTTCGACATCGAGATCGCCAAGATGCTGTCCGCCTCCCTGGGCTTCGACCCCAAGACGCTCTCCTTCCGCACCATCGCCTCCGCCAACCGCGAAACCGCCCTGCAGAACGGCCAGATCGACTACTACGTCGGCACCTACACCATCAACGACCTGCGCAAGAAACAGGTCGGCTTCGCCGGGCCGTACTTCATGGCCGGCCAGTCGCTGCTCGTCCGCAAGGACCAGAAGGGCGTCGAGGGGCCCCAGGACCTCGCCGGCCAGCGCGTCTGCTCGGCGTCGGGTTCCACACCGCTCCAGCGGATCCAGCGGGACTATCCCAAGATCCACGCGGTCGCCTACGACACCTACTCGATCTGCGTGGACAACCTCCTCAGCCTCCAGGTGTCCGCCGTCACCACCGACAACACCATCCTCATGGGCTTCGCCGCCAAGGCTCCCGACGAGCTCAAGGTCGTCGGACAGCCCTTCTCCAAGGAGCCCTACGGCATCGGCGTGCCGCGCGGGGACACCGCCCTGCGCTTCGCCCTCGACGACGCCCTCGCCGCACACGAGAAGAACGGCGACTGGAAGAAGGCCTACGACGCGACCCTCGGCCTCTCGGGGGTGCCCGCACCGCAGCCTCCCGCGATCGACCGCTACCCGGCGAGCTGAGGACACCGTGCCGCGATCCCCCGAAGGAAGCACCCCGGCCGTCCGGCCCGCTCGCCACGACACCGGGAGGTGCCCGCGATGAACGTACTCACCGACAATCTCGCCCTCTACGGCGAGGGCCTGCTCGGCACCATCGAGCTGACCGTCTACGGCTCCCTGCTCGCCCTCGCCCTCGGCATCGTCATGGCCTCCTTCCGGGTCGCCCCCGTCGGCTCGCTGCGCGTCTTCGGCACCGTGTGGGTGACGGTGCTGCGCAACACCCCCCTGACGCTGCTGTTCTTCGCCGTCATGCTGGGCCTGCCGCGCTTCGGGCTCGTGCTGCCCTTCCAGCTCTTCGCGGTCCTCGCCCTCGGGTGTTACACCTCCGCCTTCATCTGCGAGGCCGTGCGCTCGGGCATCAACACCGTGCCCACCGGGCAGGGCGAGGCGGCCCGCAGCCTCGGCATGACCTTCGTGCAGACGCTCGGCGACGTCGTCCTGCCCCAGGCGTTCCGCTCGGTCATCCCACCGATCGGCTCCACGCTCATCGCGCTCGCCAAGAACTCGGCGATCGCCGGGGCGTTCAGCGTCACCGAGCTCCTCGGCACGTACAAGACGCTCAACGAGCTGGGCTACAGCATCATCTGGACGTTCGTCTGGATCGCCGTCGGCTATCTGATCGTGACCCTGACCATCAGCGCGATCTTCAACGTGCTGGAGAACCGCTTCGGAGTCGCCCGATGACCGGCACCGCCCTCTACGACGTCCCCGGGCCCCAGGCCAGGCGGCGCCACCGCCTCTACGGCGTCCTCGCCACCGTCGTCATCCTCGGGATCCTCGCCTGGGTCCTCTACCTCCTCTTCGACACCGAGCAGTTCACCGCCACCAAGTGGACCCCCTTCGCGTACAAGGGCATCCAGGAGATGCTGCTGCGCGGCCTCGGCAACACTCTGAAGGCCTTCGCCTACGCGGCCGTGCTCTCCCTCGTCCTCGGCGGCGTGCTCGCCTGCGGGCGGCTGTCGGAGCACGGGCCCGTGCGCTGGGCCGCCACGCTCGTGGTGGAGTTCTTCCGCGCCATGCCGGTGCTGGTCATGATCTTCTTCGTCTTCGTCGCCCTCAAGGTCCAGCCGTTGCCCGCCCTGGTCACCGGGCTGACCCTCTACAACGGCTCGGTCCTCGCGGAGGTCTTCCGCACGGGCGTCAACTCCGTCGAGCGCGGGCAGCGCGAGGCGGCGTACTCGCTCGGCATGAACAAGACGCAGGTGATGAGCCACGTCCTGGTGCCCCAGGCGCTGCGGGCGATGCTGCCGACGATCATCAGCCAGCTCGTGGTCGCCCTGAAGGACACCTCCCTCGGATTCCTCATCACCTACGAGGAGTTCCTGCACGCGGGGAAGCTGATCGCCAGCAACCTCGACTACGACCTGCCGTTCATCCCCGTCGTCATGGTCATCTCCCCGGTCTACATCGGGATGTGCATGCTGCTGTCGTGGTTCGCCACCTGGGTCGCCAAGCAGCAGCGGCGCAGCCTGAAGACGGAGGCCGTGCAGGTCGCCCCCGCCGAGCCGGGCACCCTCATGCCGGGTACCACCGCCCACGGCTGACCACCCCTCACTCGCGCACCGGCACCGACAGCACCGACGGGTCGGCGGCGGGGGAGGAGAAGGTCAGCCGGGCACCCACCGGGTTGTGCTGGACGTACAGCGGGTCCACGCTGTCCACGACCAGCGCCAGCCGGTGGCCGGCGGGCACGTCGTAGGCCGTGGAGAAGAGGTCGAGGTCGACGCCGAAGGACTGCCCCGGCGTCCGGCCGTGGAAGGTGTACGGCGCGTGGCTGACCAGCCGCCCCACGCCCAGCGGGCCGACGTCGTAGAGGTAGGCGACCGCGGTGCCGCTCTCCTTGTCGCTGGTGAGCGTGGTGTGCAGCCGCACCGTGCCGCGCACGCGTTGCGGGCGGTCGTAGGGCCCCGACTGCCACACGGCGGCGTACGCGCGCGGCAGCAGCGGCACGGACACCAGCGGGGGCAGCTTGAGGAACTGGTCCAGGGTGTTGGAGAGCAGGACGACGCCGCCGTCGGCGCCCGAGTCGACGCCGGTGCGCACGGTCCGGGAGCCGGTCAGGGGCACGGTGCGGCGGGTGCGTTCGACCGAGGCCCAGTCGGGGTACGCCTCGTAGCCGCCGTCGGAGCGGGACTTCAGCTGGACGGGTGCCTCCCGGTCGATGCCGTTGTCGGCGCCCCGCAGGTGGTGGTCGAACCAGCGCCGGGCGTTCGTCCAGGTGTCGTTGGGCAGGCCGAGCAGTCCGGTGCCCTCCGCGGTGGCGTGGTCGCCGGGCCGGAGCTCCAGCCGCTTGGGGCCGGTGAGGTTCTCGTAGAACTTCACGTACTGGTTGGGCGGGAAGACCGAGTCGCCCCAGGCGTTGCCCAGCATGACGGCCGCGCCGCCGGCGTTGATGTCCGACAGGTGGGTGGCGGGCGAGCGTCCCGCTCCCCAGGCCATCAGCTCCGGCTCCTTGGCCACCACGTCCGGGCCGAGGAACTCGTCGAGCATCCGCCGCATCTGCGGGCTGGGCCGCCCGGTGACCGCGCCCAGCCCGCCGAGCAGTCCGGTGGCCTGGACGTGCTGGGTGCGGCCGCTGTAGATCGACTCGATGAGGTCGGCCCAGCCGCTCAGCGCCACGACCGCCCGGACGCGTCTGTCGGCCCCGGCGGCCAGCAGGCTGATGCCGGCCCCGTAGGACACCCCGGCCATGCCGATCCGGCCGGGGTCGGCGGGGGTGTGCGCGAGGGCCCAGTCGATGACCTTCGAGGCGTCGGCGACGTCCGGCGGCCCGGCGGTCTCGATCTCGCCGCCCGAGAGCCAGAAGCCGCGCGCGGTGTAACTGACCACGACGTAGCCGGCGTCGGCCAGCTTCCTCGCCTGGGCGACGTACTCGATCTGCGGCATGGCCCAGCTGGTGGGCAGCACGATCAGGGGGTAGCGGCGGGAGCCGTCGGCGTGGGCGGGGGAGAGGACGTTGCCCTTGAGGGTGATGCCGCCGGAGCCGGGGATGTCCGTGAACACCATGTCCGCCGCCGCCGTGCCGGCCGCCACGGCGCGCGGTGCGGCCTGTGCGGAGGGCGTGCCGAGGGCGCCTCCGGCGAGCAGGGCGACGCAGACGGCGCCGGCGGCCGTGGAGCGCAGGGCCTGACGGGTCAGTCGCACGGGTCACTCCTGACGTCGGTGCCGCCGCCCCGGGGGGAGGGGCGGCGGCACTGCCGATGCAAAGTGACTCGAAAGTAACCTCGTGGGCTTACCGCGGGTAATAGCCGGGCGAGTTACGCGTGGGTAACGATTGATCCGCAGGTCGGCCGGTCTCTGACGGGAGCTCAGGCCTCGGCGCCCAGCCACAGGTCGGGCCCGAAGACCTCGTAGTGGATGTCGGCCGGAGCCACGCCGGCCGCCAGCAGCTGGGCCCGGGCCGCGCGCAGGAAGGGCAGCGGTCCGCAGAGGTAGGCGGTGGTCCCGGCGGGGACGTCGATGAGGGAGAGGTCGGCGAAGCCGGTCCGGTCGGCGGGCCATGCGCCCTCGGGTCGCTCGTACCAGACGTGCGCGACCGCGTCGGGCAGCTTGGCGACGAACTGCCCGGTCTCCGCGCGGAAGGCGTGGGTGGACTCGCTGCGGTCGGCGTGCGCGACGACGACGCGACGCGTCGAACCGGTGGCGGCCAGGTGGGCGAGCATGCCGGTCATGGGCGTGCAGCCGATGCCGGCGGAGGCGAGCAGCAGGGGGCCGTCGCCGTCGTCCAGGACCACGTCGCCGAAGGGGTGGCTGACCTGGAGGGTGTCGCCCGCGGCGACCTGCTCGTGCAGGTGCCCCGAGACCTCGCCGGCCGGGTCGCCGTCCACCCGCTTGATGGAGAACTGGAGGGCGTCCTCGGGCAGGCCCGACAGGCTGTACTGGCGGATCTGCCGGGCCCCGTCGGGCAGGGCGACCTGGACGGAGACGTACTGGCCCGGGCGGGCGGCGGGGACCGGGCGGCCGTCGGCCGGCCGGACCACGAAGGTCGTCACGTCCGCGGTCTCGCGGTGCCGGGCGGTCACGACGTAGGGCCGCCAGGTGGCGCCGCGCAGCACGCCCGCCCGCTCGTACAGCCGCGCCTCCAGGGCGATGAGCGCGTTGGCCATCAGCCAGTACACCTCGTCCCAGGCCGCCGCCACCTCGGGCGTGACCGCGTCGCCGAGCACCTCGGCGATGGCGGCGAAGAGGTGCCGGTGGACGACGGTGTACTGCTCGCGGCTGACACCGAGCGAGGCGTGCTTGTGGGCGATGCGCGAGAGCATCGCGTCGGGGCGGACGTCCGGGTGCTCGACGAGCGCGGTCGCGAACGCGGCGATGGCGCCGGCGAGGGCCTGCTGCTGACTGCCGTCGGCCTGGTTGCCGCGGTTGAAGAGGTCGCTCAGCAGTCGCGGGTGGGCGGCGAAGAGCTTGTCGTAGAACAGCGGGGTGATCTCGCCGATCGCGCCGCCGACCGCGGGCAGGGTGGCGCGGACCAGCGCGGTCGACTTGGGGGACAGCATCAGCGGGCTCCTTGCGGTTGCTCTGCGGCTCGATGAAACTTGCATGTCAGATTCGTATTTTTGCCCGTGCGGAAGCGCCCCCGGGGCGGGGGCGGTCAGCTTCCCGGCGGCGCGCTCAGGCTCAGCAGGACCGGGCCCGTGGGCGCGCGGGTCAAGTCCTCGACGGTGTAGGGGTCGAGGGCGGCGAAGAACGCCTCCTGGGCCTCGCGCAGCGCGCCGCGCAGCCGGCAGGCGGACCGCAGCGGGCACGGCGGGTCGTCCTCGCAGCCGACGACGTCCCCGGCGCCCTCCAGCTCGCGCACCAGCCGGCCGATCGAGCCCGTGCGGCCGGCGGTCGTGAGCGAGAGGCCGCCGCCGCGGCCCCGGCGGGCCTCGACGACGCCCAGGTGCTGCAAGCGGCTGACCACCTTCGCGGCGTGGGTGTACGGCACCCCGACGGCTCCCGCCACCTCGCGGGTGGTCGGTGCGGCGGTGTCGGCACCGTTTCCGGCGTCCTCCGTCACCGCCAGGCGCATGGCGATGCGCAGGGCGATGTCGGTGCTTTTGGTCAGTCGCACGGAGACATCCTAGCTAATTGGATTTCCAGAGTCGTATTAAGGGGGGTGCGGGGGCCGGGCGCGAAGGTCCTCGGAAGATCCTCCTCCGGGCCGCCCCGGGGCCGGCTCCGGCTGGCTTCAGGCCGTGGCCCCCGGGGTCGCCCACGGCCGGGCGTCGGCGAAGGCGCGCACCGGCCGTGAGCGCAGCGCCCGGTGCAGTCGCAGCAGGTGACGGATCTCGCGGTGCACGGTCGACTCGCCGGCCCGCACCTCCGGCAGGAGGTCCTTGTCGAGCTCCAGGTGGAGCTTGGGGGCACCCCTCACCGCGTCCCGGCGCGTGGCCTCTATCCAGCAGGCCGTCGCGACGAGACGCCCGCCGTCGCCGCCCGTGGCGGCGGCCGCGTGCCGGGCCGCCTCCCGCAGCAGCTCCGGCGACGCCCAGCCGTCGTGCAGGAAGGTGATGCTGTCGCGGATGTCCACGACCCGCTGGTGGAGCTGCTCCCAGGAGTCGCCGAAGGCCAGCAGGTCGGGCACGCGCGACCGCGGCGCCACCACCAGCAGGTCGGGCGTCGCCTGGCGGAGCAGGATCCACATGCCGTGGAGGCGCTGCCTGCGGTACCAGTACACGGCGGCCCGCCGCAGCGGCTCCAGCGCGGCCAGCGAGCAGCCGAGGGCGACGAGGACGAAGCGCGTGAAGGAGCACCAGAAGCCGGCGAGTGCCAGCTCCTGCGGCGCCTCGGTGAACCACCGGATCGCCCGGATCACCAGGTAGGGCACCTCGGCGGTGGTGCCCACGGCCAGGGCCAGCATGCTCAGGCGCAGCACGGGGCTGCGCATGGTGACGCCGTGCCGCCAGAAGAGCGCCCCCGCGCCCACCGCGGTGATCAGTCCGTAGCCGATCCAGGCCACCGCGTAGGGCACCCACCAGCCGTGGGCCCGCGCGCCGAACCGGTCGGCCGCCGGGGCCAGGGCGAAGAAGACGACGGCGAGCGCGGCCATCGTGCCCGCGCAGACCGCCGGCGCCCGGCGCAGCCAGGCCGGGGTCGGGTGGCCCGCCGAGTGCAGGGCCACCGCGAACCACCAGACGGCGGCGAAGTCGGTGAGCGCCACGAGAGCCACGGCGAGTTCGCTGGCCTTCGCGATCCCGGTGGTGTCGTCGATCCAGTGCGCCACCCCCGCCTGGATCACCAGTGACCCGGTCGCCAGCGCCAGCAGGACCAGCCAGACCGGACGCTGGGAGGGGCGCCGCAGCGCGGGGAGACGCAGGACGAGCACGGCCCACACGACGTAGAGAATGACCCAGCGCAGGGATTCGACCCAGTCGGGCACGTTATGCAAAGCCGGCTCCGAGCAGTTCCTCCGCCCGGCGTTCCACCGCGCTCACTTTCTTCGGCCGCAGCTGTCCGGCCGTCTTCAGCACCATCGTGGAGAACGTCTCGGCGAGCTCCTCCTCGGCGTTGCTGCACGGTTTGCCGCTCACCGGCTCCTGGGCGCCGCCCGCCGGATCCGCCTGGATCGCGCCGTGTTCGGGAAGCGCGCCGTGGCCGGCGAGCATGTGGCAGATCTCGTGCAGGACGATGTGGTCGCGGTAGTACCCGGTCGCCGACGAGCGGTAGACGATGCGGTCCCCGGTCCCGTCGTCGAACCACAGCCCGAAGGGCATGGCGGGCAGGTCCATCGGATGCAGCGTCAGCGGCCGGCCCCGCATCTCCGCCAGCGCCCGGCACAGCGCCTCGACGTCCCACGGCCGGGGAAGCTCGGGGAGTCGCGCGACGAGCTTCGCCGCAGCCGCACGTTGATGCCTGTGAGTCATGAGCCCACCCCTTTCACGCGACCGCGGGCACCGCCGGCTCATCCTCCCCGGGCCGGGTCGTGCGGCACGCTCTCACTGCCGTCGGGGAGGCCGTGCACCGAGGTGTCGGGCCGGCGTGCGGGAGCGTCGGCCGACGTGGTCGTGTCCATGGTCGGCGGCCTCCCCTCAAGCCTGTCGTCTGCGGGCCAGCGTACATGCTCGTGTGCGCCGGGTAACCCTCGGATTTCAGGGCTCCGTTTGCTGTGCGGGTGCGGTTTCCGGCGACGGCCGGTGCCCGTCGTTCTGGCCGGGAACCGGCTTGACGACCGGTCGTCCGCCCCGCCGCCGCGGCGAGTGCGGGGATCATGGCCCGTACGGTGCGCCCGGAGCCGCCCGCCCCCCTGCGGTGCCGGCCCACAAGGCGGCGCGTGCCCGTGACGATTGGAGCGGTGTTCGTGGACAACGTCCTTCTGGCCCTGCGCGCGGCGCGGCTGTTCGACGGCGAGAGCCTGCGGACCGGGCCCGTCATGATCCTCACCGACAACGGCCGCATCGTGGACGTCGACTTCACCGGCGCCCACCCCCCGGAGGGCTGGGCCTTCACGGACCTGGGCGACGTGACCGTGATGCCCGGCCTGGTGGACGCCCACAGCCACCTCGTCTTCGACCCCGACGGCCACGCCGAGCGGCAGATGGTCCACGACGACGACGAGACGGTGCTCGCCCGGATGCGGGGACACGCCGCCCGCGCGCTGCGCGCCGGCGTCACGACCGTCCGCGACCTCGGCGACCGCGGTTACCTCGCGCTGCGGCTGCGCGACGAGTTCGCCGCCGGAGTCATGGGCCCGCACATCGTCGCGTCCGGGCCTCCCCTCACCCTCACCCGCGGCCACTGCTGGTACCTCGGCGGGGAGGCCGACGACGCGGAGCAGGCGGTCGCCGCCGTCGCGGCACGGGCCCGCCGCGGCGCGGACCTGGTCAAGGTCATGGCCACCGGCGGCATGTCGACCACCGGCTCCGACCCCGGCGGCTCCCAGTACGACCTGGCGGCGCTGCGGGCCGTCACCGAGGCCGCCCACCGCCTCGGACTGCCCGTCACCGCCCATGCGCACGGCGCCGCCGGCATCGCCGACGCCGTGGCCGCCGGGGTCGACGGCGTCGAGCACTGCACCTTCATCACCGCCTCCGGTGTGCGGCCCGACCCCGCGACCGTCGACGCCATGGCCGCCGCCGGCACGTTCGTCGGCGCCACGGTCGTCCGGCCGCGCGAGGGGATGCCGGCCGAGGTCCTGCGCACGATCGAGCCCTACTGGCGCAACCAGGAGGCGATGCACCGGCGCGGCGTGCGCGTCGTCTGCTGCACGGACGCCGGCATCAACCCCCACAAGCCCCACGACGTGCTCCCCGGCGACCTCGCGTACTTCGCCTCGCAGGTCGCCCCCAACGTGGAGGCGCTCGCCTCGGTCACGTCCCTGGCCGCCCTCTCCTGCGGCCTGGGCGACCGCAAGGGCCGCATAGCCCCGGGCCGCGACGCCGACCTCCTCGTGATCCCCGGCAACCCGGTCCACGACATCGCGGCGGTGCGCGAGGTCCGGGCGGTGTACCGCGCGGGACGGCCGGTGAAGCTGGACTAGGGGGTGTCCCTGGGGAGTCCGACGGGGGCGGCACGGGCTTCGCGACGTCCGGGTGCGCCCGAGCCCCCTGTGATGCCCGGGCCGAGATTGACACAGGGTGACGACGCGACGAGTCTGACCTCCGCGGTGATCAGCAGGTCACCGCAAGGACTCTCGCATCGGAGAACCCCCCTGTGGCACAACTGACCAAACGCAGCGGACGATACGGAAAGGCCCTCGCCGCCCTCGGCGCCGCCTCGGCCCTCGCGGCCGGTGCCGCCGCCCCCGCGGCCGCGGCCACCGGCCAGTCCGCCGAGCAGTCCGGCGGCGCGCGCTACGTCGCCCTCGGCGACTCGTACACCTCCGCGCCCGGCGTGCCCACGCAGGTCGACGAGAACTGTGCGCGCTCCAGCGTCAACTACCCCTCGCTCGTGGCGGCGAAGCTGAACCAGAAGTCCTTCAAGGACGTCAGCTGCAGCGGCGCCAAGACCGACGAGATGTGGCGCGAGCAGGGCACCAACGCGCCCCAGCTGAACGCCCTCGGCAAGAACACCCGACTCGTCACCCTCGGCATCGGCGGCAACGACATCGGCTTCTCCGGCATCATCGGCACCTGCGCCCAGCTCTCCGCCTCGGACCCCGCCGGCGCCCCCTGCCAGAAGCAGTTCACCGCCGGCGGCACCGACCAGCTCACCGCCCGCATCGCCGAAGCCGCCCCCAAGGTGGCGAGCGTGCTGAAGGCCGTTCACCAGCGTGCCCCGCACGCGCGCGTGGCGGTCGTCGGCTACCCGGCGATCATGCCCGACAGCGGTGTCGGCTGCTTCCCCGCCGTGCCGATCGCCGCCGGAGACGCCGCCTACCTGCGCGACACCGAGAAGCACCTCAACGACATGCTGCGCACCGAGGCGCGCAAGGCGCACGTCGGCTACGTCGACACCTACGGGCCCACCGTGGGCCATGATGTCTGCACGCCCACCGCGGACCGGTGGATCGAGGGCGCCAGCCCCGAGAACCCGGCCGCGCCCTTCCACCCCAACGCCAAGGGTGAGCAGGCCATGGCCGGTGCGGTCCTCGGGACCCTCACCAAGCGCTGACGGTCGCTGAGCCGGAAACCTGTCGGCGGACGGGCCCCAGCGAGTAGGCTCCGGGGCCCGTTCGAGCGAATGGAGGCACTCATGGCCCTCCCGAGACCGACCACCCACCGGCGCCTGCCCGTCCTCACGGCGGCGGCCACGCTCCTCGCCGCCCTGGGCGTCGCGCCGGCCGCGGCCGCCACCCCCGGGCACGCGCCGGACCGCACGCCGGAGAAGACACCCGTCGCCGTCGGCTACGGCGGAGTCGTCTCCAGCGTCGACCCCGACGCCTCGGCCGCCGGCATCGAGGTACTGCGCAAGGGCGGCAACGCCGTGGACGCGGCCGTGGCCACGGCGGCCGCCCTCGGCGTCACCGAGCCCTACTCCGCCGGCATCGGCGGCGGAGGCTTCTTCGTCCGCTACGACGCGAAGACCGGCAAGGTCTCCACCATCGACGGCCGGGAGC is a window encoding:
- a CDS encoding amino acid ABC transporter permease — encoded protein: MTGTALYDVPGPQARRRHRLYGVLATVVILGILAWVLYLLFDTEQFTATKWTPFAYKGIQEMLLRGLGNTLKAFAYAAVLSLVLGGVLACGRLSEHGPVRWAATLVVEFFRAMPVLVMIFFVFVALKVQPLPALVTGLTLYNGSVLAEVFRTGVNSVERGQREAAYSLGMNKTQVMSHVLVPQALRAMLPTIISQLVVALKDTSLGFLITYEEFLHAGKLIASNLDYDLPFIPVVMVISPVYIGMCMLLSWFATWVAKQQRRSLKTEAVQVAPAEPGTLMPGTTAHG
- a CDS encoding amino acid ABC transporter permease produces the protein MNVLTDNLALYGEGLLGTIELTVYGSLLALALGIVMASFRVAPVGSLRVFGTVWVTVLRNTPLTLLFFAVMLGLPRFGLVLPFQLFAVLALGCYTSAFICEAVRSGINTVPTGQGEAARSLGMTFVQTLGDVVLPQAFRSVIPPIGSTLIALAKNSAIAGAFSVTELLGTYKTLNELGYSIIWTFVWIAVGYLIVTLTISAIFNVLENRFGVAR
- a CDS encoding globin domain-containing protein — encoded protein: MLSPKSTALVRATLPAVGGAIGEITPLFYDKLFAAHPRLLSDLFNRGNQADGSQQQALAGAIAAFATALVEHPDVRPDAMLSRIAHKHASLGVSREQYTVVHRHLFAAIAEVLGDAVTPEVAAAWDEVYWLMANALIALEARLYERAGVLRGATWRPYVVTARHRETADVTTFVVRPADGRPVPAARPGQYVSVQVALPDGARQIRQYSLSGLPEDALQFSIKRVDGDPAGEVSGHLHEQVAAGDTLQVSHPFGDVVLDDGDGPLLLASAGIGCTPMTGMLAHLAATGSTRRVVVAHADRSESTHAFRAETGQFVAKLPDAVAHVWYERPEGAWPADRTGFADLSLIDVPAGTTAYLCGPLPFLRAARAQLLAAGVAPADIHYEVFGPDLWLGAEA
- a CDS encoding amino acid ABC transporter ATP-binding protein, with translation MAVDPLIELRDVNKYYGKLHVLRDINLTVGRGEVVVVIGPSGSGKSTLCRTINRLEPVESGTITLDGRPLPDEGRALARLRAEVGMVFQSFNLFAHKTVLANVSLAQIKVRRRSREEADRRSRELLERVGLLAHAEKYPAQLSGGQQQRVAIARALAMDPKALLFDEPTSALDPEMITEVLEVMQQLAREGSTMVVVTHEMGFARSAANRVVFMADGRIVEDRTPEEFFTAPRSERAKDFLSKILKH
- a CDS encoding amidohydrolase family protein is translated as MPVTIGAVFVDNVLLALRAARLFDGESLRTGPVMILTDNGRIVDVDFTGAHPPEGWAFTDLGDVTVMPGLVDAHSHLVFDPDGHAERQMVHDDDETVLARMRGHAARALRAGVTTVRDLGDRGYLALRLRDEFAAGVMGPHIVASGPPLTLTRGHCWYLGGEADDAEQAVAAVAARARRGADLVKVMATGGMSTTGSDPGGSQYDLAALRAVTEAAHRLGLPVTAHAHGAAGIADAVAAGVDGVEHCTFITASGVRPDPATVDAMAAAGTFVGATVVRPREGMPAEVLRTIEPYWRNQEAMHRRGVRVVCCTDAGINPHKPHDVLPGDLAYFASQVAPNVEALASVTSLAALSCGLGDRKGRIAPGRDADLLVIPGNPVHDIAAVREVRAVYRAGRPVKLD
- a CDS encoding RrF2 family transcriptional regulator, which translates into the protein MRLTKSTDIALRIAMRLAVTEDAGNGADTAAPTTREVAGAVGVPYTHAAKVVSRLQHLGVVEARRGRGGGLSLTTAGRTGSIGRLVRELEGAGDVVGCEDDPPCPLRSACRLRGALREAQEAFFAALDPYTVEDLTRAPTGPVLLSLSAPPGS
- a CDS encoding DUF6545 domain-containing protein, giving the protein MPDWVESLRWVILYVVWAVLVLRLPALRRPSQRPVWLVLLALATGSLVIQAGVAHWIDDTTGIAKASELAVALVALTDFAAVWWFAVALHSAGHPTPAWLRRAPAVCAGTMAALAVVFFALAPAADRFGARAHGWWVPYAVAWIGYGLITAVGAGALFWRHGVTMRSPVLRLSMLALAVGTTAEVPYLVIRAIRWFTEAPQELALAGFWCSFTRFVLVALGCSLAALEPLRRAAVYWYRRQRLHGMWILLRQATPDLLVVAPRSRVPDLLAFGDSWEQLHQRVVDIRDSITFLHDGWASPELLREAARHAAAATGGDGGRLVATACWIEATRRDAVRGAPKLHLELDKDLLPEVRAGESTVHREIRHLLRLHRALRSRPVRAFADARPWATPGATA
- a CDS encoding CocE/NonD family hydrolase, with product MRLTRQALRSTAAGAVCVALLAGGALGTPSAQAAPRAVAAGTAAADMVFTDIPGSGGITLKGNVLSPAHADGSRRYPLIVLPTSWAMPQIEYVAQARKLADAGYVVVSYTARGFWLSGGEIETAGPPDVADASKVIDWALAHTPADPGRIGMAGVSYGAGISLLAAGADRRVRAVVALSGWADLIESIYSGRTQHVQATGLLGGLGAVTGRPSPQMRRMLDEFLGPDVVAKEPELMAWGAGRSPATHLSDINAGGAAVMLGNAWGDSVFPPNQYVKFYENLTGPKRLELRPGDHATAEGTGLLGLPNDTWTNARRWFDHHLRGADNGIDREAPVQLKSRSDGGYEAYPDWASVERTRRTVPLTGSRTVRTGVDSGADGGVVLLSNTLDQFLKLPPLVSVPLLPRAYAAVWQSGPYDRPQRVRGTVRLHTTLTSDKESGTAVAYLYDVGPLGVGRLVSHAPYTFHGRTPGQSFGVDLDLFSTAYDVPAGHRLALVVDSVDPLYVQHNPVGARLTFSSPAADPSVLSVPVRE
- a CDS encoding glutamate ABC transporter substrate-binding protein, yielding MSLPHRRGPRAAAALALAGLALLAAACGKEGSPPVKGPKPEQLPVYQVATGFQLPDSPTWRGARRRGHLVVGAKEDQPYLGEKDPATGRYSGFDIEIAKMLSASLGFDPKTLSFRTIASANRETALQNGQIDYYVGTYTINDLRKKQVGFAGPYFMAGQSLLVRKDQKGVEGPQDLAGQRVCSASGSTPLQRIQRDYPKIHAVAYDTYSICVDNLLSLQVSAVTTDNTILMGFAAKAPDELKVVGQPFSKEPYGIGVPRGDTALRFALDDALAAHEKNGDWKKAYDATLGLSGVPAPQPPAIDRYPAS
- a CDS encoding SGNH/GDSL hydrolase family protein: MAQLTKRSGRYGKALAALGAASALAAGAAAPAAAATGQSAEQSGGARYVALGDSYTSAPGVPTQVDENCARSSVNYPSLVAAKLNQKSFKDVSCSGAKTDEMWREQGTNAPQLNALGKNTRLVTLGIGGNDIGFSGIIGTCAQLSASDPAGAPCQKQFTAGGTDQLTARIAEAAPKVASVLKAVHQRAPHARVAVVGYPAIMPDSGVGCFPAVPIAAGDAAYLRDTEKHLNDMLRTEARKAHVGYVDTYGPTVGHDVCTPTADRWIEGASPENPAAPFHPNAKGEQAMAGAVLGTLTKR